From Pseudomonas sp. FP2335, the proteins below share one genomic window:
- a CDS encoding alpha/beta fold hydrolase: MRDRLILLPGWGLGVSPLEPLAAALHGLDEHLRVQIEPLPTLDASDLDEWLDELDATLPDDAWLGGWSLGGMLAAELAARRGERCCGLLTLASNPCFVAHDGWPSAMPAETFDAFLAGCHADSQVTLKRFGLLCAKGAADPRGLARLLVGGAPNTPPRALMSGLELLARLDTRDALLAYRGPQMHLFAGGDELVPAEAASDLLSLLPDVEIGLIEQAGHAFLLEDPHGVAGAIQAFLHECADD; encoded by the coding sequence ATGCGTGATCGACTGATTTTGTTGCCTGGCTGGGGCCTCGGCGTATCGCCGCTGGAGCCGTTGGCCGCCGCCTTGCACGGTCTGGACGAACACCTGCGGGTGCAGATCGAACCGTTGCCGACGCTGGACGCCAGCGACCTGGACGAATGGCTCGATGAACTCGACGCGACGCTGCCGGACGACGCCTGGCTGGGCGGCTGGTCCCTCGGCGGCATGCTTGCTGCGGAACTGGCGGCACGACGTGGCGAACGCTGCTGCGGCTTGCTGACCCTGGCGAGCAACCCCTGTTTTGTCGCCCATGACGGTTGGCCGAGTGCGATGCCTGCCGAGACCTTCGACGCCTTCCTCGCCGGTTGTCATGCCGATTCCCAAGTCACCCTGAAACGCTTCGGCCTGTTGTGTGCCAAGGGCGCCGCCGACCCGCGTGGGCTGGCGCGTTTGCTGGTGGGCGGGGCGCCGAACACTCCGCCCCGGGCGTTGATGAGCGGCCTTGAATTGCTTGCCCGACTCGACACCCGCGACGCCTTGCTGGCCTATCGGGGCCCGCAGATGCACCTGTTTGCCGGGGGCGACGAACTGGTGCCCGCCGAAGCCGCGAGCGACCTGCTGAGCTTGCTGCCCGATGTTGAAATCGGCCTGATTGAACAGGCTGGTCACGCTTTTCTTCTGGAGGACCCCCACGGTGTGGCGGGGGCCATCCAGGCTTTTTTGCATGAGTGCGCTGATGACTGA
- the bioF gene encoding 8-amino-7-oxononanoate synthase, with protein MSFDLSARLAARRAEHLYRQRPLLESPQGPQVVVDGQPLLAFCNNDYLGLANHPQVIEAWRAGASRWGVGGGASHLVVGHATPHHELEEALADLTGRPRALLFTTGYMANLGAVTALVGQGDTVLEDRLNHASLLDAGLLSGARFNRYLHNDAESLAKRLEKATGNTLVVTDGVFSMDGDLADLPALAREARAKGAWLMVDDAHGFGPLGANGGGIVEHFGLSQEDVPVLVGTLGKAFGTAGAFVAGSEELIESLIQFARPYIYTTSQPPALACATLKSLELLRTEHWRREHLDGLIRQFRRGAEQLGLDLMASFTPIQPILVGSSAKAVRLSQMLRERGLMVTAIRPPTVPAGSARLRVTLTAAHTEAQVQLLLSGLEECFRLLGATEPDHA; from the coding sequence ATGTCTTTCGATCTCTCCGCGCGCCTCGCTGCCCGCCGTGCCGAGCACCTTTATCGCCAACGCCCGCTGCTGGAAAGCCCCCAAGGCCCGCAAGTGGTGGTCGACGGCCAACCGCTGCTGGCGTTCTGTAACAACGATTACCTGGGCCTGGCCAATCACCCGCAAGTGATTGAAGCCTGGCGCGCCGGTGCGTCCCGTTGGGGTGTCGGCGGTGGCGCGTCGCACCTGGTGGTCGGGCATGCCACGCCGCACCACGAGCTGGAAGAAGCCCTGGCCGACCTCACCGGGCGCCCGCGCGCATTGCTGTTTACCACCGGCTACATGGCCAACCTCGGCGCAGTCACGGCGTTGGTGGGGCAGGGCGATACGGTGCTGGAAGACCGGCTCAACCACGCCTCGCTGCTGGATGCCGGCTTGCTGTCCGGTGCGCGTTTCAATCGCTACCTGCATAACGACGCCGAAAGCCTGGCCAAGCGTCTGGAAAAGGCCACTGGCAACACGCTGGTGGTCACCGACGGCGTGTTCAGCATGGACGGCGACCTGGCCGACTTGCCCGCGCTGGCCCGTGAAGCCCGCGCAAAAGGCGCCTGGCTGATGGTGGATGATGCCCACGGTTTTGGCCCGTTGGGCGCCAATGGTGGTGGGATCGTCGAGCATTTCGGCTTGAGCCAGGAGGACGTGCCGGTACTGGTCGGCACCCTCGGTAAAGCCTTCGGTACGGCGGGCGCCTTTGTGGCGGGCAGCGAAGAGCTGATCGAAAGCCTGATCCAGTTTGCGCGCCCGTATATCTACACCACCAGCCAGCCCCCGGCGCTGGCCTGTGCGACCTTGAAAAGCCTGGAGTTGCTGCGCACCGAGCATTGGCGGCGCGAGCACCTCGACGGCCTGATCCGCCAGTTCCGCCGGGGCGCCGAGCAGCTTGGCCTGGATTTGATGGCGAGTTTTACGCCGATCCAGCCGATCCTGGTCGGTAGCAGCGCCAAGGCCGTGCGCCTGTCGCAGATGCTGCGCGAGCGTGGCCTGATGGTCACGGCGATCCGCCCGCCCACCGTACCCGCTGGCAGCGCACGTTTGCGCGTGACGTTAACGGCGGCCCACACCGAGGCGCAGGTGCAGCTATTGTTGAGCGGATTGGAAGAGTGTTTCCGCTTGTTAGGCGCCACGGAGCCCGACCATGCGTGA